CTGTTTAATCAAGGTAACATTATCTATAGCACCTGCAATAGTCAACCAGACAAGgagcacagaaaaaaattaaaaacattgtaACACTATCCATTTATGGAAAAAAAGtttttgtaatttgttttgtctttttttttttccttaatgagtGTAATCTCATTTTCAcatgggaggagaaggggagaggacaAATACAACAAtacaaaattttacaaaatgtCAAATCCATGATCCAGGAATGCAAGTTTAGCCAAATCAAAACACTATTTAAGAAACTGGAGTCGGAGCTCACTGGGCGTCGCGGACTCGGAGCTGCTGGATCGTTCCGAGATGGCAGAGGTGGAGGAAACACTCAAGAGACTTCAGAGCCAGAAAGGAGTTCAGGAAATCATCGTGGTGAACACGGAAGGCATTCCCATCAGGAGCACCATGGACAATCCCACTACTACACAATATGCCAACCTCATGCACAACTTCATCTTGAAGGCACAGAGCACTGTGCGTGAAATTGACCCCCAGAATGATCTAACCTTCCTTCGAATCCGatccaagaaaaatgaaattatggttGCACCAGATAAAGACTATTTCCTGATTGTGATTCAGAATCCAACTGAATAAACCGAACAAGCCACTGTCTCGGCTTCCTGTGTCATTCCTTAA
Above is a genomic segment from Peromyscus leucopus breed LL Stock chromosome 14, UCI_PerLeu_2.1, whole genome shotgun sequence containing:
- the LOC114708464 gene encoding dynein light chain roadblock-type 1-like: MAEVEETLKRLQSQKGVQEIIVVNTEGIPIRSTMDNPTTTQYANLMHNFILKAQSTVREIDPQNDLTFLRIRSKKNEIMVAPDKDYFLIVIQNPTE